One region of Nothobranchius furzeri strain GRZ-AD chromosome 16, NfurGRZ-RIMD1, whole genome shotgun sequence genomic DNA includes:
- the adrb1 gene encoding beta-1 adrenergic receptor, with the protein MSGDVTAYLAVQAGAVSSADPEREAKTLRGVGARWDESCVNAAQRCLDETELVQLTEQQPVMGNGGAFSPVNLHNGTGSEAPGSASPASEQWMAGMSLVMGLIVVSIVFGNILVIVAIAKTQRLQTLTNVFIVSLASADLIMGLLVVPFGAALEVRGSWLYGSFFCEFWISVDVLCVTASIETLCVIAIDRYVAITSPFRYQSLLTKARAKAVVCVVWAISALVSFLPILMHWSRDNVDTACYENPECCDFVTNRAYAISSSIISFYIPLLVMIFVYARVYREAKQQLRKIDKCEGRFHNTLTGLTSKCKKRPSKILALREQKALKTLGIIMGTFTLCWLPFFIVNVVRVFSAEVVDKNLFVFLNWLGYVNSAFNPIIYCRSPDFRKAFKRLLCCPRQADRRLHISSCDLSRCSGGFVSALEPGTLEMWSDCAVLDNSDSSLLGTAKLSHSESQL; encoded by the coding sequence ATGAgcggtgatgtcaccgcctaccTCGCTGTCCAGGCCGGCGCGGTTTCGAGCGCAGATCCAGAGAGAGAAGCTAAAACACTCCGTGGAGTCGGCGCGCGATGGGATGAGAGCTGCGTGAACGCCGCACAGCGCTGCCTGGATGAGACCGAGCTGGTCCAGCTCACAGAGCAGCAGCCCGTCATGGGGAACGGTGGTGCGTTCTCACCGGTGAACCTCCACAATGGCACGGGGAGCGAGGCGCCGGGCTCCGCTTCACCTGCGTCGGAGCAGTGGATGGCGGGGATGAGCCTGGTGATGGGTCTGATCGTCGTGTCCATCGTGTTCGGGAATATCCTCGTGATCGTGGCCATAGCCAAGACGCAGAGGCTGCAGACGCTCACCAACGTGTTCATCGTGTCGCTGGCGAGCGCGGACCTCATCATGGGGCTGCTGGTGGTGCCATTTGGCGCCGCGCTTGAGGTGCGCGGCTCCTGGCTCTACGGCTCCTTTTTCTGTGAGTTCTGGATCTCCGTGGACGTGCTGTGCGTCACCGCCAGCATCGAGACCCTGTGCGTCATCGCCATAGACAGGTATGTGGCCATCACCTCACCTTTCCGCTACCAGAGCTTGTTAACCAAGGCTCGCGCAAAGGCGGTGGTGTGCGTGGTGTGGGCCATCTCTGCGCTGGTCTCCTTCCTGCCCATCCTGATGCACTGGTCCCGCGACAACGTGGACACAGCCTGCTACGAGAACCCGGAGTGCTGCGACTTTGTCACCAACCGGGCGTACGCCATCTCCTCATCCATCATATCTTTTTACATTCCTCTCCTGGTCATGATCTTCGTTTACGCACGGGTGTACAGAGAGGCCAAGCAGCAGCTGAGGAAGATCGACAAGTGCGAGGGCAGGTTTCACAACACCCTGACTGGACTCACCTCCAAGTGCAAGAAGAGGCCGTCCAAGATCCTGGCGCTGAGGGAGCAGAAGGCGCTCAAGACGCTGGGCATCATCATGGGGACTTTCACTCTGTGCTGGCTGCCCTTCTTCATAGTCAACGTGGTGCGGGTGTTCAGCGCAGAGGTGGTGGACAAGAACCTCTTCGTGTTCCTGAACTGGTTGGGGTACGTGAACTCGGCCTTTAACCCAATCATCTACTGCCGGAGTCCGGACTTCAGGAAGGCTTTCAAGAGGCTGCTGTGCTGCCCGAGACAAGCCGACCGCAGGCTGCACATCAGCTCCTGCGACCTGTCCCGCTGTTCCGGCGGGTTCGTGTCCGCGCTGGAGCCCGGGACCTTGGAGATGTGGTCGGACTGCGCCGTCCTGGACAACAGCGACAGCAGCCTGTTGGGGACAGCGAAACTGTCCCACTCAGAATCACAACTgtga